A single genomic interval of Cellulosilyticum sp. I15G10I2 harbors:
- a CDS encoding MBL fold metallo-hydrolase: MTKMKKVKKIIIYVLIFLLIVCIGIVLFLDVYPTLGGKPSKEQRVLFEQYDNYANGRFFNEGSESSELSFWDFLDLDSKIAPVSNEGNAVAANELEPIAPIPVSEIDWNVINSDEDSLTWFGHSTFLISIDSKKLLIDPVLGPIASPVSFAGPKRYPYNPDIMETILDDMPSIDAVLITHDHYDHLDYTSILELKSKVAHFFVPLGVSVHLIRWGIPSERITELNWWEETEHQGLTVALTPARHFSGRQLNTNSTLWGGWVILSNNIRLFISGDGGYGTHFNEIGTKYGPFDMALIEGAQYDREWPDMHMTPEEAIQANLDLGGKNMMLMHWGAFTLANHDWKEPIERAIIEAKKKDVNIIAPEIGETVRLDSDLQIPLSLWWELDFDNTR; encoded by the coding sequence ATGACAAAGATGAAAAAAGTAAAAAAGATCATAATTTATGTTCTCATTTTTTTACTTATAGTATGTATCGGGATTGTTCTGTTCTTGGATGTATATCCGACTTTGGGTGGTAAGCCGTCGAAGGAACAAAGGGTGCTGTTCGAGCAATATGACAATTACGCCAATGGGAGATTTTTTAACGAAGGTTCTGAATCTTCAGAGCTGAGCTTTTGGGATTTCTTAGATTTGGATTCTAAAATTGCCCCTGTTTCAAATGAAGGTAATGCGGTTGCGGCAAATGAACTTGAGCCGATAGCTCCGATTCCTGTATCTGAAATAGACTGGAACGTGATAAATAGTGATGAGGATAGCCTTACATGGTTTGGACACTCAACTTTTCTGATCAGTATTGATAGCAAAAAGCTGCTTATTGACCCTGTGTTGGGGCCGATTGCCTCGCCGGTATCTTTTGCAGGGCCGAAAAGGTATCCTTACAATCCAGATATAATGGAAACCATTTTAGATGATATGCCGTCAATTGATGCTGTTTTGATTACCCATGACCATTATGATCACCTTGATTACACATCGATTCTCGAACTAAAAAGCAAGGTGGCACATTTCTTTGTTCCTCTTGGTGTAAGCGTCCACTTGATTCGCTGGGGCATTCCTTCGGAAAGAATCACGGAGCTTAATTGGTGGGAGGAAACGGAACATCAGGGGTTAACCGTCGCGTTGACACCAGCTAGACATTTCTCTGGAAGGCAGCTTAATACCAATAGCACCTTGTGGGGCGGTTGGGTCATATTAAGCAACAACATACGACTGTTTATCAGCGGCGATGGAGGGTACGGAACGCATTTTAATGAAATCGGCACAAAATATGGGCCGTTCGATATGGCTTTGATTGAAGGCGCTCAGTACGACAGAGAGTGGCCAGATATGCATATGACACCGGAAGAAGCAATCCAAGCCAATCTTGATTTGGGTGGCAAGAACATGATGCTAATGCATTGGGGGGCATTCACCTTAGCAAATCATGATTGGAAAGAACCGATAGAACGAGCGATAATAGAGGCGAAAAAAAAAGACGTCAATATCATAGCGCCTGAAATTGGAGAAACTGTTCGATTAGATTCAGATCTGCAAATTCCTCTTTCTTTATGGTGGGAGCTGGATTTTGACAATACGCGTTGA
- the dctP gene encoding TRAP transporter substrate-binding protein DctP: MFKKPLGIVFGILLVFLLAVGCTSTQPTDSGTNLPKEVISTNQPKDATDAGQPQNAAGTDQPKEVTDTNQPKDATGANQPKDASGTSQPKDAMGANQPKDASGTNQPKDTTGANQPKDATSTTQRKDVIELKLAHPNLSNSELGKEIKAWADAMEQKSDGRLKITVYANQTLVEGLDTYSAVVDGLADIGWNTCAQTPEIHQLTQLTTLPMLAVPNVFEGAQAIDYLYNEYNSLKNEFNDVHLFALQVSGGGAAIGTNNKPIKTLDDLDGMRLSVPAGANTDFMELAGVQAVNVPDTEIRKSMENNILDGYLLSLTSISDLQLWDATRYITQVYTYAPVYWLAMNEARYESLPADLKRVVDDCSEEAARNINSAMEKLVNNTIKKAKVDLKHNYYLLPARESARWKTVAQQAWDVWFAAMSKNNLPAREATDRFERLILKFDDHFFF, translated from the coding sequence ATGTTTAAAAAACCCTTAGGAATTGTTTTTGGAATCCTGTTGGTATTTTTGCTTGCCGTAGGTTGCACTAGCACGCAGCCTACCGATTCTGGCACTAACCTGCCTAAAGAGGTTATTAGTACTAACCAACCGAAAGATGCCACCGATGCTGGTCAACCCCAAAATGCTGCTGGTACCGACCAACCAAAAGAGGTTACCGACACTAACCAACCGAAAGATGCTACCGGTGCTAATCAACCGAAGGATGCTAGCGGCACTAGCCAGCCGAAAGATGCTATGGGCGCTAATCAACCGAAGGATGCTAGCGGCACTAACCAGCCGAAAGATACTACCGGTGCTAATCAACCAAAAGATGCTACCAGCACTACCCAACGGAAGGATGTTATTGAACTGAAGCTGGCCCATCCCAATCTGTCGAATAGTGAACTTGGCAAAGAGATTAAGGCTTGGGCTGATGCTATGGAACAAAAATCCGACGGCAGACTGAAGATTACAGTATATGCTAATCAAACCCTTGTGGAAGGGCTGGACACCTATTCTGCCGTTGTCGATGGGCTGGCCGATATCGGCTGGAATACTTGCGCCCAAACTCCGGAAATTCACCAGCTCACCCAGTTAACCACGCTGCCGATGCTTGCTGTACCAAATGTCTTTGAGGGCGCACAAGCCATTGATTATCTTTATAATGAATACAATAGCCTCAAGAATGAATTTAACGATGTTCATCTGTTTGCCCTGCAGGTTTCAGGGGGCGGTGCAGCAATCGGAACCAACAATAAGCCAATCAAGACCCTTGACGACTTAGATGGCATGAGACTCAGCGTACCAGCTGGTGCTAATACGGACTTTATGGAGCTTGCAGGGGTACAGGCTGTAAACGTACCTGACACAGAAATAAGGAAAAGTATGGAAAATAATATCTTGGATGGTTATCTGCTTTCATTGACCAGCATCTCCGACTTACAATTATGGGATGCCACTAGGTATATAACTCAGGTGTATACCTACGCTCCTGTTTATTGGCTGGCAATGAACGAGGCCAGATACGAAAGCCTGCCCGCTGATCTGAAAAGAGTTGTAGATGATTGCAGTGAAGAAGCAGCAAGAAATATAAACTCAGCAATGGAAAAACTTGTGAATAACACTATCAAAAAAGCAAAAGTAGATCTTAAGCATAACTATTATCTTCTTCCTGCAAGAGAAAGTGCTAGGTGGAAAACAGTTGCGCAACAAGCCTGGGATGTATGGTTTGCTGCGATGTCTAAAAATAACCTGCCAGCCAGAGAAGCTACAGATAGGTTTGAAAGATTGATTTTGAAATTTGATGACCACTTCTTCTTTTAA
- a CDS encoding TVP38/TMEM64 family protein — MDKSKKNLIIKKAFLAVFFLSAMIFITIKYSAQLIDLLTNVENLRTIILSSGNLGMFILMGFQILQMVIPFIPSDAVQISGGYIYGTLLSFVLLFSATIIGSIAIFYLSRYIGHPLVNIFVSPKKMDKFKFLMESKKTEILLFVLFLLPGVPKDTLVYLAGLTSIKPVRFLVIFAVAKIPGILITSSIGSNIHEKNYNYIYIVIGITAILLLLGLAFRKRILGRLEKPTGGS; from the coding sequence ATGGATAAATCAAAAAAAAATTTAATTATTAAGAAAGCTTTTCTTGCAGTATTTTTCCTCTCAGCCATGATTTTTATCACCATAAAATACTCAGCACAATTAATTGATTTACTCACTAATGTAGAGAATTTAAGGACAATTATTTTGTCTTCTGGAAATTTAGGAATGTTCATTTTGATGGGATTTCAAATATTGCAGATGGTAATTCCATTTATACCCAGTGACGCCGTTCAAATTTCCGGAGGATATATCTATGGAACACTTCTTTCATTTGTACTATTATTTAGTGCGACCATTATAGGCAGTATAGCTATATTTTATTTATCCAGATACATAGGACATCCCCTTGTTAATATTTTTGTTTCACCTAAAAAAATGGATAAATTTAAATTCTTAATGGAAAGTAAAAAGACAGAAATTCTTCTGTTTGTTCTTTTCTTGCTTCCAGGAGTACCAAAGGATACCTTGGTTTATCTGGCAGGCTTAACTTCTATAAAACCTGTTAGGTTTTTAGTGATTTTTGCGGTTGCAAAGATTCCTGGGATACTTATTACATCATCCATTGGTTCGAATATTCATGAAAAAAACTACAACTACATTTATATAGTAATTGGAATAACGGCAATTTTACTACTACTGGGCTTAGCTTTTAGAAAAAGAATACTGGGCAGGCTGGAGAAGCCTACAGGGGGGAGCTAA
- the pssA gene encoding CDP-diacylglycerol--serine O-phosphatidyltransferase — MKNMRKIKNNIPNLITLVNLTLGVIAILMSVSGTYGYYSLPASFVILAASIADRFDGSLARKMNATSELGKQLDSLSDMVSFGIAPAIIAWKLNFFQLGFVGYLIILVFPIAGAYRLARYNITTVDDFYRGLPIPIAAVLLTMFNIYYHFEIMSNRHTIIHSIVVAVVIILLSLLMVSKFRLKKI, encoded by the coding sequence ATGAAAAATATGAGAAAAATAAAGAACAATATACCCAATTTAATAACCTTAGTTAATTTAACCTTGGGTGTCATTGCTATCTTAATGAGTGTTAGCGGTACGTATGGTTACTATTCGTTACCCGCTTCCTTTGTAATTTTGGCTGCGTCGATAGCCGACAGATTTGACGGCTCCTTGGCTCGAAAGATGAATGCAACCTCTGAGCTGGGCAAACAATTAGATTCGCTCTCGGATATGGTGTCCTTTGGAATCGCTCCTGCCATCATAGCGTGGAAACTTAATTTTTTTCAACTTGGTTTTGTAGGTTATTTGATCATATTGGTATTCCCTATTGCTGGGGCTTACAGATTGGCAAGGTATAACATAACCACCGTTGATGATTTTTATAGAGGGCTTCCCATCCCTATTGCAGCTGTCTTGCTTACTATGTTCAATATTTACTACCATTTTGAAATAATGAGCAACAGGCATACTATTATTCATTCGATAGTAGTAGCAGTTGTTATTATTTTGTTATCACTTCTAATGGTCAGTAAATTTCGGCTTAAGAAAATTTAG
- a CDS encoding phosphatidylserine decarboxylase family protein has product MRKFFIEKEGFIYIAGCLLFTAFLFVLYKPVSVIGLGLTVFITFFFRDPHRRYSQDVTHIISPADGKVMAITPLVENDFMKCEAIKVTIFLSLFNVHINRSPIAGTVKYVKYRPGKFLPAFKGHASEINERNAIGIEGEGIKIIVHQITGFIARRIVCRVKEGDVLEKGERFGLIKFGSCTEIIVPSNVEIKVKPGDKVKGASTIIGVMK; this is encoded by the coding sequence TTGAGAAAATTTTTTATTGAAAAAGAAGGATTTATTTATATTGCCGGATGTCTTTTGTTTACAGCATTCCTGTTTGTTCTTTACAAACCTGTTTCAGTCATAGGTTTGGGTTTGACAGTTTTTATCACTTTTTTCTTCCGTGATCCTCATAGGAGATATTCCCAGGACGTTACCCATATCATTTCTCCGGCTGATGGCAAGGTAATGGCCATTACTCCTTTAGTTGAAAACGACTTTATGAAATGCGAAGCTATTAAAGTTACCATATTTTTGTCCTTGTTCAATGTCCATATAAACCGAAGTCCGATAGCCGGTACAGTAAAGTATGTCAAATACAGGCCCGGTAAGTTTTTACCCGCTTTTAAAGGTCATGCGTCAGAAATCAACGAGCGTAATGCGATTGGTATTGAAGGAGAAGGCATTAAGATAATAGTTCACCAAATAACGGGTTTCATTGCCAGACGCATCGTCTGCCGGGTTAAAGAAGGGGATGTCCTTGAAAAAGGAGAGCGCTTCGGACTTATTAAGTTTGGCTCCTGTACCGAGATTATAGTTCCATCAAATGTTGAAATTAAGGTTAAGCCTGGAGATAAGGTCAAAGGCGCTTCCACTATTATAGGGGTGATGAAATGA
- a CDS encoding response regulator transcription factor yields the protein MQMRILIVEDEAEISRFLRLELKYEGYEIEVASDGRTGLELALNEGFDLILLDVLLPELNGIEVLRRLRREKHTPVIMLTARDTVADKVTGLDTGANDYITKPFHIEELLARIRAITRTGSYEAVDSSVIKIGDLTLDTVQRLVTRNGKNIALTKTQYDLLEYLMRNRNVVITKEQILNKVWGYDFFGDSNVVEVYIRYVRTKIGDTNSDKIIETVRGVGYVIREKA from the coding sequence ATGCAGATGCGAATATTAATAGTTGAAGATGAGGCGGAAATTTCCCGCTTTTTAAGGTTAGAATTGAAATATGAAGGTTACGAGATTGAAGTGGCATCTGACGGGAGAACTGGGCTTGAACTTGCTCTAAACGAAGGCTTTGATTTAATCCTGCTTGATGTGTTGCTCCCTGAACTTAATGGAATTGAGGTCCTCCGCCGTCTGCGCCGTGAAAAGCATACACCAGTTATCATGCTCACAGCGCGGGACACTGTAGCGGATAAAGTAACGGGGTTAGATACCGGTGCGAACGATTACATTACAAAACCCTTTCATATTGAAGAACTGCTCGCGCGTATCCGCGCTATTACGCGTACAGGCTCGTATGAGGCTGTTGATTCAAGCGTTATTAAAATTGGCGATCTGACCTTGGATACGGTACAAAGACTCGTTACACGCAACGGGAAAAACATCGCACTGACAAAAACACAGTACGATCTTCTGGAATATCTGATGCGCAATCGGAACGTGGTAATAACGAAGGAGCAGATACTGAACAAAGTGTGGGGTTATGATTTTTTTGGCGACAGCAATGTTGTAGAGGTATATATCCGGTATGTCCGTACAAAAATCGGTGATACAAATAGTGATAAGATAATCGAAACGGTGCGAGGTGTGGGATATGTTATACGAGAAAAAGCTTAA
- a CDS encoding sensor histidine kinase, translating to MLYEKKLKIKKGPLSKRLARTYASFFAGLLLILSVALFFSLFSFLINRQEQYIVSTIELVSEQIVTEINKGDSLDQRTLVEYNLNGNLNMLFTNKEGNVISRVQNFQADEARLLPAKESPRLLLLDGKQLILCYEHFVGDDSTSYGSLYFVLNMQTELEFLKMLAFLLIGANVIGVLAAIYVGWKTSRKMLAPIDHMISAANTINSQRLNSRLDVPEVEDELQKLSFTLNSMLDRIEEAFHLQGRFAADASHELRTPLSILQGNADLLERWGRNDPAVLDESIASIQKQTTYMNKLVENLLFLARGDSGMRQLKKEVFDIGLLLHELVEEQSSIDDAHHYHVDAPTGIMLFADRNMIKQLLHALIDNSAKYTPSDGCINLSCSEQADSISISVIDTGIGMEPEHLAHVFERFYRVDQARSRTTGGMGLGLSIVKAIVDVHSGKLHADSEKGKGTRITATLLK from the coding sequence ATGTTATACGAGAAAAAGCTTAAAATAAAAAAAGGCCCGTTATCCAAGCGGTTAGCCAGAACATATGCCTCATTCTTTGCCGGGCTATTGCTTATATTAAGTGTTGCTTTATTTTTTTCTTTATTCAGCTTTCTGATCAATCGTCAAGAACAGTACATTGTCTCTACAATTGAACTTGTTTCCGAACAAATAGTGACGGAAATCAATAAGGGAGATAGCCTTGATCAAAGGACGCTGGTTGAATACAACCTCAATGGGAACTTAAATATGCTGTTCACGAATAAAGAAGGAAATGTGATCAGCCGCGTACAGAATTTCCAGGCTGACGAGGCAAGGCTGTTGCCGGCAAAAGAAAGTCCCAGGCTTCTGCTGCTGGATGGGAAACAGCTGATACTTTGTTATGAGCATTTTGTCGGTGATGATAGCACCTCATATGGTTCCTTATATTTTGTTCTTAACATGCAAACAGAGCTTGAATTTTTGAAAATGCTGGCTTTTCTGCTTATTGGTGCCAATGTCATCGGTGTATTGGCAGCGATCTACGTTGGATGGAAAACAAGCCGGAAAATGCTAGCACCTATTGATCACATGATTTCCGCCGCAAATACAATCAACAGCCAACGTCTGAACAGCCGGCTTGACGTACCCGAGGTGGAAGATGAACTACAAAAGCTATCCTTCACACTCAACAGTATGCTTGACCGCATAGAGGAAGCCTTTCACCTGCAGGGGCGTTTTGCTGCCGATGCTTCACACGAGCTGCGTACGCCGCTTTCCATATTGCAGGGAAACGCCGACCTGCTGGAGCGTTGGGGACGCAATGATCCTGCTGTGCTGGATGAGAGTATTGCATCAATCCAAAAGCAAACGACCTATATGAACAAGCTGGTAGAAAACCTACTGTTCCTCGCCCGAGGCGACAGCGGCATGCGGCAATTGAAAAAAGAGGTGTTTGACATCGGCTTGCTTCTGCATGAACTGGTGGAGGAACAATCCTCCATCGATGATGCACACCATTACCATGTAGATGCTCCCACCGGCATCATGCTGTTTGCGGACCGCAACATGATCAAGCAGCTTCTCCACGCGCTTATCGATAATAGTGCTAAATATACCCCTTCGGATGGGTGTATTAACCTGTCCTGCTCTGAGCAGGCCGATAGTATTTCCATTTCAGTTATTGATACGGGAATTGGTATGGAGCCTGAGCATCTTGCTCATGTGTTTGAGCGCTTTTACCGTGTTGATCAGGCACGCTCGCGAACAACCGGCGGTATGGGGCTTGGGCTTTCCATCGTTAAAGCCATTGTGGATGTTCACAGCGGAAAGCTCCATGCGGATAGTGAAAAAGGAAAAGGCACACGTATAACGGCTACCCTTTTAAAATAA
- a CDS encoding SDR family NAD(P)-dependent oxidoreductase, with amino-acid sequence MSKKTVLVTGGSRGLGKNMAVKLGQKGLNVIITYHSKKEEALQVVEEIQKTGSRATALNLNIGDVRSFDVFFEQAAELMKMTFNTDQFDYLVNNAGVGMNVPFKDTTEDQFDELMNVQFKGVYFFTQKALNYLSDGGGIINISSRLAQASMPGYSAYASMKGAIETLTRYQAKELSSRGIRVNAVAPGPIATDFAGGIIRDNVQYNAHVKAATALGRVGEPDDIGGVVAFLCTEDARWITGQRIEVSGGMNL; translated from the coding sequence ATGAGCAAAAAAACAGTTTTAGTCACCGGTGGAAGCCGAGGATTGGGCAAAAATATGGCGGTTAAGCTCGGCCAAAAAGGTCTGAATGTAATTATCACCTATCACAGTAAAAAAGAGGAAGCTTTGCAGGTGGTGGAAGAAATCCAGAAAACCGGTAGCAGGGCAACAGCTCTGAACCTAAATATCGGCGACGTCCGGTCCTTCGATGTATTTTTTGAGCAGGCTGCAGAGTTGATGAAAATGACCTTTAACACAGATCAATTTGATTATTTAGTCAATAACGCGGGCGTTGGTATGAATGTTCCTTTTAAAGATACCACCGAAGATCAGTTTGATGAGCTGATGAATGTTCAGTTTAAAGGCGTTTATTTCTTTACACAGAAAGCACTGAACTACCTCAGTGACGGCGGAGGTATCATCAATATCTCAAGCAGATTGGCACAGGCGAGTATGCCGGGATACTCCGCGTATGCATCCATGAAAGGGGCTATTGAAACACTCACGCGATACCAGGCAAAAGAACTGAGTTCAAGAGGCATTCGAGTAAATGCAGTAGCTCCTGGTCCCATAGCCACCGATTTTGCAGGCGGTATTATCCGGGATAATGTTCAGTATAACGCGCATGTTAAAGCAGCTACGGCACTTGGACGTGTCGGTGAGCCAGATGATATTGGAGGAGTAGTTGCATTTCTTTGCACGGAAGATGCACGCTGGATTACGGGGCAACGAATTGAAGTTTCCGGTGGAATGAACCTCTAA
- a CDS encoding TetR/AcrR family transcriptional regulator codes for MNKQPELRAQTKQNLIDAFWSLYCEKRIEKITVKEITQKAGYNRGTFYEYFIDIYDVLDQIEESLIPTLEELPPIIMADENIGMPLDMFMKLYEQNSKYYSVLLSDNGDPAFASKLKNSTKPILKLGFSEKHGLNPIEFDFVLEYVLSGMIGIMSYWFNQDKILPAKDLIVLMHNLMENGVIKHLSK; via the coding sequence ATGAATAAACAACCAGAGTTAAGGGCTCAGACTAAGCAAAACCTAATTGATGCCTTTTGGTCGTTATACTGTGAAAAAAGGATAGAGAAAATAACTGTAAAAGAAATCACCCAGAAAGCGGGCTACAATAGAGGAACTTTCTATGAATATTTTATAGATATATACGATGTTCTTGATCAAATAGAAGAATCCTTAATACCTACATTGGAGGAGTTACCGCCGATTATTATGGCAGATGAAAATATAGGTATGCCATTAGATATGTTTATGAAGCTATACGAGCAAAATAGTAAATATTATTCTGTTTTACTTAGCGATAACGGTGACCCTGCTTTTGCAAGCAAACTTAAAAACTCAACAAAGCCTATACTTAAGCTAGGATTCTCTGAAAAACATGGTTTAAATCCTATAGAATTTGATTTTGTTTTGGAGTATGTTCTGTCAGGTATGATTGGCATTATGAGTTATTGGTTTAACCAGGACAAAATATTACCTGCAAAGGACTTGATTGTTTTAATGCATAATCTTATGGAGAATGGTGTTATCAAGCATTTATCAAAATAA
- a CDS encoding glycosyltransferase: MITILCAGSRGDFQPYIALAQQLKKLGKDVRITGSKSFEGFIRSYGIDVYPIAADIATLKIDPKLLKDAGSSDNPLKMLLTFNKMKKYGIYMVNDYYSACEGSELIIYHPGCTIGYFAAQKFGIPSVLASPFPMHKTKEYLSVVMYGKTKSNAVTKKLSYALIQGMLWMASKSSVEGFLKEKFCKLPDNFGCPFEKHTDKKHPALVSCSNFVFKRPDDWNKNIHQSGYWFVEEPHEYTPSHELADFLKAGEKPVYVGFGSMTSLDKHGDLAKMAAEAIVKSGKRGIICGMGKPANLPKSIIAIDSIPHTWLFERVSAVCHHGGAGTTAAGFKAGVPSIIVPFSNDQFAWAHRSYDLGVGAKPIPKKELSSDRLADAIKFALSDKIVANARSLGKKIASENGAVECAKIIVECLEG, encoded by the coding sequence ATGATTACAATACTTTGTGCCGGATCTAGAGGAGATTTTCAACCATATATTGCACTTGCGCAACAACTAAAAAAACTGGGTAAGGATGTTCGCATCACTGGAAGCAAAAGTTTTGAGGGCTTTATTCGCAGCTATGGAATTGATGTATATCCCATAGCTGCAGATATCGCAACTCTAAAGATTGATCCAAAGCTGTTAAAGGATGCTGGGTCATCTGATAATCCTTTAAAAATGCTTCTAACTTTTAACAAAATGAAGAAATATGGAATTTACATGGTAAATGATTACTACTCTGCCTGCGAGGGAAGCGAATTAATCATCTATCACCCCGGCTGTACCATTGGCTACTTTGCAGCACAGAAATTTGGTATTCCTTCTGTTTTGGCATCTCCCTTCCCAATGCACAAGACCAAAGAATATCTATCAGTGGTGATGTATGGAAAAACAAAATCCAATGCAGTGACCAAAAAATTAAGCTATGCTCTAATTCAGGGAATGCTGTGGATGGCCTCAAAGAGCTCTGTAGAAGGTTTCTTGAAGGAAAAATTTTGTAAACTGCCTGATAATTTTGGCTGCCCCTTTGAAAAACATACAGACAAAAAACATCCAGCCCTTGTCTCATGCAGCAACTTCGTTTTCAAAAGACCTGATGATTGGAACAAAAACATTCACCAAAGTGGCTATTGGTTTGTTGAGGAGCCTCATGAGTATACCCCAAGCCATGAGCTTGCAGATTTCTTAAAAGCTGGTGAAAAGCCTGTATATGTCGGGTTTGGAAGCATGACTTCTTTAGATAAACATGGGGATTTAGCAAAAATGGCAGCTGAAGCCATTGTCAAAAGCGGAAAGCGTGGCATTATTTGCGGTATGGGAAAACCAGCAAATTTGCCTAAAAGCATTATAGCCATTGATAGTATTCCCCACACCTGGCTGTTTGAAAGGGTTTCAGCAGTATGCCATCACGGAGGGGCTGGCACCACAGCAGCAGGATTTAAGGCAGGAGTCCCAAGTATCATTGTACCTTTCTCCAATGACCAGTTTGCATGGGCTCACAGGTCCTATGACTTAGGAGTTGGTGCAAAACCCATTCCTAAAAAAGAATTATCCTCAGATAGACTTGCTGATGCAATCAAGTTTGCTTTAAGTGATAAAATTGTTGCAAACGCTAGAAGCCTAGGCAAAAAAATAGCTTCAGAAAATGGAGCCGTGGAATGTGCAAAAATTATTGTAGAGTGTCTAGAGGGGTGA
- a CDS encoding MFS transporter → MKSTQNWRKSFFTIYIGQGFSLLSSSAVQFSIIWWITMETGSAMALTIASVIGLLPQAVIGIFAGVWIDRYNRKKIMIIADSTVALSSLLLGFLFIIGIKSIVFVYIVLFIRALGETFHKPALQAVIPQLVPQSELTKAGGLGQMINSACSMAGPMLGAFLMSITSLQYALLVDVLGAIFAVITLSFVKIPKYTVNNGSQLSFIKDMKQGINAIKSSKALLRLSIPMLISTVIFVPLGTLLPLMVKEYFNGTAWHNGIVQTLFSSGMLIAAMVIGITGGLKKQFFMISLSTGLLGICALIGGILPAHLFWVFCFVVFVMGATGMGFNVPFTSYIQRTVPAENLGKVISLVTSIMSFAAPIGMFIAGPISEIIGVSSWMFYAGIVMIFVGILCYFLTREFDNQLYNEVMSNEK, encoded by the coding sequence ATGAAGTCCACTCAGAATTGGAGAAAATCATTTTTTACAATATATATAGGTCAGGGATTTTCCTTATTGAGTTCCAGCGCTGTACAGTTCTCAATCATTTGGTGGATTACAATGGAAACAGGTTCGGCTATGGCACTAACAATTGCAAGTGTCATAGGCTTGCTTCCACAAGCTGTCATTGGTATCTTTGCAGGGGTTTGGATAGACAGGTATAACCGTAAAAAAATAATGATTATAGCTGATAGTACTGTAGCATTATCAAGCTTGCTTTTAGGATTTTTATTTATCATAGGCATTAAGTCAATTGTATTTGTTTATATCGTTTTGTTTATCAGAGCCTTGGGAGAAACCTTTCATAAGCCGGCACTCCAGGCTGTTATTCCCCAGCTCGTCCCTCAATCAGAACTTACAAAAGCAGGGGGCTTGGGACAAATGATTAACTCAGCATGCTCTATGGCGGGGCCTATGCTTGGTGCCTTTCTAATGAGCATAACATCTCTTCAATACGCATTACTTGTTGATGTTTTGGGAGCGATTTTCGCAGTAATAACCTTATCCTTTGTAAAAATTCCAAAATATACAGTAAACAATGGAAGTCAACTAAGCTTCATCAAGGATATGAAACAGGGCATTAATGCTATTAAGTCAAGCAAGGCATTGCTCCGGCTTTCCATTCCCATGCTGATATCCACCGTTATTTTCGTTCCCTTAGGAACACTGTTGCCCCTTATGGTTAAAGAATATTTCAATGGAACGGCCTGGCACAACGGCATTGTTCAAACCTTATTTTCCAGTGGAATGCTGATTGCAGCTATGGTAATAGGCATTACCGGGGGCCTAAAAAAGCAATTCTTTATGATTTCACTTTCAACGGGTTTATTAGGTATCTGTGCATTAATTGGCGGTATTTTACCAGCACATTTATTTTGGGTGTTCTGCTTTGTTGTATTTGTTATGGGAGCGACGGGCATGGGTTTCAATGTTCCCTTTACTTCCTACATTCAAAGAACTGTTCCAGCAGAAAACTTGGGGAAAGTTATCTCTCTTGTTACAAGCATTATGAGTTTCGCTGCGCCTATAGGCATGTTCATTGCAGGCCCTATATCAGAAATCATCGGAGTAAGTAGCTGGATGTTTTATGCAGGAATAGTGATGATCTTTGTGGGCATTCTATGTTATTTTCTGACCAGAGAGTTTGATAATCAATTGTATAACGAGGTTATGTCAAATGAAAAGTAA